A window of the Lates calcarifer isolate ASB-BC8 linkage group LG18, TLL_Latcal_v3, whole genome shotgun sequence genome harbors these coding sequences:
- the LOC108888348 gene encoding cytochrome c oxidase assembly factor 6 homolog, translating into MTAPNSAQRKACWDARDQLWKCLDDNDGKAASCQKFQSEFEAKCPAQWVKYFTKRRDFLKYKEKMETDGFTPAEGPRQPS; encoded by the exons ATGACAGCTCCAAATTCAGCACAGAGGAAGGCATGCTGGGATGCCAGGGACCAGCTGTGGAAATGTCTGGATGATAATGATGGTAAAGCTGCATCCTGCCAGAAGTTCCAGAGTGAATTTGAGGCAAAATGTCCCGCTCAGTGG gtgaaatatttcacaaagAGAAGAGACTTCTTGAAATacaaggagaagatggagacaGACGGCTTCACACCTGCTGAGGGCCCCCGGCAACCCTCCTAA